The DNA sequence ATCAAAAAACAAAACAACTTCATCACTTTACAGCTCCTAGTGTCGCTTGATGTAGCGATAAACAATGATCAGTAACAGGGTCAAACCAAACCCAAACGAAAACATTATATCCGCGTCGATTTCAGCAATCACACTCAAGAAAAACGAGCTTTTACTATCGTTATAATCTAATGCGGGACGGCTCATCATTTCACGACTAAACTCGGTCAAATACAACGACAATTCGAATACAGCAAAGAAACTCAACGCAACAAGCAAAAAGTCCGTCATTATCGTGCTGCGTTCTCGCTTTTTGTTGTCTTCTTCTTGAATACGCGCATCGCACACTTGAATCATGCGCTCTGAATTCTCGACTAGTTGTTGATAGTTCCAACCGCCTAATATTTCCTCGAGCAGCACTCGGTTAGGCCGTGCCAAAAACTTAATGTTTTCGTAATACGCAATCTGATTAAGACGACAGGCAGTACGTGTCTTGGCAAGTAATTTGTCGATATGGTTGTCTTTAATCGGTGAGTACGCCAACTCAATTGCCCTGCGCAGTTCATTATTGCAGTGCTCCTGAGAAACATAATAATACTGGCATAACACCATTGTATGAATATGACTATCCTGACCAACTGGCTCCGGTGTCATGATTGCGTAGTTTAACCACGTCATTGAAAACTGCTTATCACCATTAATAATGTCTGTGGCATCTTCGGGACGCATGGTTTTGGCCAACCATTTAGTTAATAAGGCCTGATGTTGCTCTTTTGCTAAAAACTCATCGGTTACTACCAAGGTTCTTGAAGTCCAAGAAATATCAGGAAGTACATGAGACGGATCTATCGATATAGATTTGGGTAAGTGCTTAGCCAACTGATTCAGATCTGCAAAAAAGTCATTGTAATGGTTACGAATTATCTTTTTTGCGTGGTCCTGAGCATCTTGTTCTATCGACTTGACTAACCACCCTTCTTGCTGGTCTACGTATGTATGTGAGTCGATATGAAAATTGAGTTCAGCAATAACAATATTATTAGTGAACACATGGAACATCACATTAGGTTCGTCAATCGGTTGCCAACACATTAAGCGAATGTCCTTGGTGTCGGATTCCGTTGAGCCGTATTGACGGGTTTCGTTTTGTTGGCCACCTAAATGACAAAACTTTCCCTGCAAACTTATCTGTGGCTCAGAGTCAGATTCTGTGGGAGGAATAAGATCTTCAAGGGCTCTAAGTGAAGCGATAAAACCAGGCGCAAACTGATCGGTTCCGAGTTGTACGCTCAATGGGGAAGAAAACGGAGTGATTGTCCTAAATTGCAAATTAGCGTCTGTCATTTCTATCAACTTTTATGTATCTAGGATGGTTGAGAACACACACTTTTATGCCTGCGTCCTTGCTTTAAACTTGTCGCTACTGGGCTTTAACACCAGTACATACGGATAATGTACGTGATTGAGAGGACAATGAACAGTGCCACAAAAAAATTAAAAAATCGGTACGTTTTCTAACTTAATCGTAGCAAAACTTTTTTATTTGAAAGTAAAGTTAAGTGAGTTCTATCGGCTTAACTTTACTGTCACCGACCGTTGCTGAAAATTGAGGCAACGAAATAGGCTTCCACAGCTTTTGACACAGTGCTTCTGGGTGAGAGTAATCGCCTGCTATTAACCATTCCACCAGCGGTGCTGGATCACTTGGATAATTAATCGCTTCGTTTTCAGGTAGTTCAAGCCATCGCTCTAGCTCCGCCTCATCTAGTCCATTCATCACAGTCGCTAGACCTAATTGACTCAGGGTTTCGGCATTACTTGCTTGTTCAAACTGACCATCTAAAGGCTTTAAAAGAAGTTTTTTTCCTACGCATAGTGCTTCGCTACTTAACTCAAAACCGGCGTTGGCTATTACCCCTGAGCAGCGCTCTAACTCTTGTAAAAAACCTTTTCGACATGGAGTTCGAAGTGCAATCCCCATCGTTTCAGAGTTTTCCTTAACATCAGGGTGATACACAACAAAACGATGATTATGCTGACTGTTAAGTAAGTCAATTATGTCACTCACATCCTCAAAGGGCATATAAACCAAAATGTCCTCTGAGCTATTGGCAATAGCAATTTCTCGTTCGATAAAAGGCGGAATAATGGTTTCGCCATAGTGAAACCAATGAACCCCAAGTGAGAGCTCCGCAGGCGCAAAGTACTTTAAAATTTGACGGTTTAGCCAACTCAATCCCTTTGAGGGCACTTTATGATTAGTAAAAACCGCTTGGTGACTTATATTGATCACCTTCTTACCCGCAAGCCTTGCCGCCCAAGCGGTAACAGGCTCAAAGTCATTTAAGATCAGATCATATTGGCTCACATCCAATGATTTAATATCTCGCCACAGTTGCCACAAGCTGGCCTTTTTGACCGTCTGAAAATAATTGACCTTGCCGTGCTGGTGCACAAAAGTTAACCCTTGAAAGGTACGATAGTTTCCAAATCGCTCCATATCAAAATATTGTTCTGGTTCACGACCTGAAAACACGTAATCAACATCAACGCCCTTCTCTGCCAATGCCTTTGCCATAACTCGAGCACGCGTAGTATGACCGTTTCCCGTCCCCTGAATACCGTACAATATTTTCATAACATTCCTCTAACTAAATCCCACTGTGAATTTCGCTATACATCTCACTATAAAAGCCACTGACAATATCTATTCCCAACAATGCACTCACGACTCCTAACGTAGCCCCAACCACAACATCTCCCGGAAAGTGAACACCAAGAAAAACTCGTGAAATCCCAACTAAGCTCGCCCAACAAAAAGCGATTTGAGAAAAGGTTGGATAAAAAGTCATTATTAGGGTCGCAAACAAAAACGCCGCGGCGGTGTGTCCTGAAGGCATACTGAATTTATCAGACGGTGAAATATGAGAGCGAAAAGCCGTTAATTTATTGAAAGGCCTATGGCGTTTAATAAGGTTTTTAAGGATGAGGTAAATTGGAAGTTCAAAGGCATAAGCCATCAATGCAGAAAAGAAAAAACGCTCGCCAGTTATCTCTCCAAACCACCATAAAAGTATGCCGATTGCCAAATAACAAGGACCATCTCCTGTCTTAGATATCCAAACGCTAGCGTGTTTTATGGGATCTTTGGACCATTTATTAAGCCAGTAAAAAAGATGTGTATCTAACTGCTGTAGTTTGCTTTCTCGAATGCCCTCAGCCATCTCAACCTCACAGTGTAATGAGTACACGTTTGCTCACATAATGAACAAATCCTAGCCAAGAAAAATGTCGATTGTGTGACCAAATCAAGACAGGTTTGTGACAAAAAAAGAGCCGCGTGACATCTCACAAACGGCTCTTTTTTGTTTTCGAAAATTGCTGGGGTATTATTTAACGATCAATTTGATCCCAACCTTTTTGAGTTGTAAACGCTCAAACTCTAAGTCCGCGCTTAACACAGGATATTGTGCTAACCAGCCATCCGGAAATGTAAGCACCAAACTTTCTAAGTCAGCCTCAACACTAAACTCCGGTAAAAAGTCTTTTTGACGCTTAATGTTAAGGGCCACCGACAAGCGCAAAATGACTAAACAACGCAACCACTCAGTCTGACGAAATTGACTAAATTCAGGAAACTCAGCTGGCTTTAACTTTTTGCGGTAATAACGAGTTAAATACGCCAAAAACTGTTGTTGCTCGTGGTTAAATCCGTGCAAGTCCGAATGTTGTAAAATATACGCA is a window from the Psychrosphaera ytuae genome containing:
- a CDS encoding MJ1255/VC2487 family glycosyltransferase: MKILYGIQGTGNGHTTRARVMAKALAEKGVDVDYVFSGREPEQYFDMERFGNYRTFQGLTFVHQHGKVNYFQTVKKASLWQLWRDIKSLDVSQYDLILNDFEPVTAWAARLAGKKVINISHQAVFTNHKVPSKGLSWLNRQILKYFAPAELSLGVHWFHYGETIIPPFIEREIAIANSSEDILVYMPFEDVSDIIDLLNSQHNHRFVVYHPDVKENSETMGIALRTPCRKGFLQELERCSGVIANAGFELSSEALCVGKKLLLKPLDGQFEQASNAETLSQLGLATVMNGLDEAELERWLELPENEAINYPSDPAPLVEWLIAGDYSHPEALCQKLWKPISLPQFSATVGDSKVKPIELT
- a CDS encoding phosphatase PAP2 family protein, producing the protein MAEGIRESKLQQLDTHLFYWLNKWSKDPIKHASVWISKTGDGPCYLAIGILLWWFGEITGERFFFSALMAYAFELPIYLILKNLIKRHRPFNKLTAFRSHISPSDKFSMPSGHTAAAFLFATLIMTFYPTFSQIAFCWASLVGISRVFLGVHFPGDVVVGATLGVVSALLGIDIVSGFYSEMYSEIHSGI